One window of Quercus robur chromosome 12, dhQueRobu3.1, whole genome shotgun sequence genomic DNA carries:
- the LOC126710488 gene encoding uncharacterized protein LOC126710488 isoform X2, with amino-acid sequence MDTLRKLRKRVGWSPYRGGGRKNGRPYRGGGRGNFGQHHPRSSGSGPPFRGRGRGRGRGGPRHFPSHGASSTSSHPEPSATEDAESTDDGAEPSADAPEGVAQAAVPPEPSSSAQSQGKIEHNRRPPQAAWCELCRVDCTSVETLEQHKNGKKHKKNLQKLEELKNAVKLGADMPNEQNPTAESEQKVSQKLGCARNGEVDTQMENLPAIAVTNENKEEAEQQTNTVERPEVPVQETSDLQGRNPMMDRFDNRRHGMKRKMRGGRGGKRLRTFESPRQHAEPPKPKVVIPLICDLCNVKCDTQEVFDCHLSGKKHLAKLKRFEGHQAMYGPMGLQALYPPNPIAQTLFPQGHQQPYYAPPGSLPSSGPYVTPQAQQAASTTIGTDPQFQQHPNHQVSEAFLESGSHNAVTVTPNSQQQEAIVEPEIRPTLAVEGNPVNGV; translated from the exons ATGGATACTTTGAGGAAGTTGAGAAAAAGG GTTGGCTGGTCTCCGTACAGGGGTGGTGGTAGAAAAAATGGCAGGCCATATAGAGGAGGTGGCCGTGGAAATTTTGGCCAACACCATCCCAGGTCAAGTGGCTCTGGTCCACCTTTCCGTGGGAGAGGACGTGGTCGTGGTAGGGGTGGTCCTCGACACTTCCCTTCTCACGGTGCTTCTTCAACGTCTTCACATCCAGAACCTTCTGCCACTGAGGATGCAGAGTCAACAGATGATGGGGCAGAACCCTCTGCGGACGCACCTGAAGGAGTAGCTCAAGCTGCAGTGCCACCTGAGCCATCATCATCTGCACAATCACAGGGGAAGATAGAGCATAATCGGCGACCCCCACAGGCTGCTTGGTGTGAGCTTTGTAGGGTGGACTGCACTAGTGTGGAGACCCTTGAGCAGCACAAGAATGGAAAGAAGCATAAAAAGAACTTGCAGAAGCTCGAAGAGTTAAAAAATGCTGTCAAACTGGGGGCTGATATGCCGAATGAGCAGAATCCCACAGCTGAGTCTGAGCAAAAAGTGTCTCAGAAGCTTGGGTGTGCACGGAATGGTGAAGTGGACACACAAATGGAAAATTTACCTGCTATAGCTGTTACTAATGAAAATAAAGAGGAGGCTGAACAGCAAACTAATACTGTTGAACGGCCTGAAGTTCCTGTGCAGGAGACATCTGATTTGCAAGGAAGGAATCCTATGATGGATCGGTTTGACAATAGGAGGCATGGCATGAAGCGTAAGATGAGGGGTGGTAGGGGAGGAAAGCGCTTGAGAACTTTTGAATCTCCAAGGCAGCATGCTGAACCTCCTAAACCGAAAGTGGTAATTCCTTTAATCTGTGACTTGTGCAATGTCAAGTGTGACACGCAGGAGGTTTTTGACTGCCATCTTTCTGGCAAAAAGCACCTTGCTAAGCTTAAACGATTTGAAGGTCATCAAGCCATGTATGGGCCAATGGGGCTTCAGGCTCTTTACCCCCCTAACCCAATTGCACAGACTCTTTTTCCTCAAGGCCATCAACAACCTTATTATGCCCCCCCGGGTTCTCTTCCTTCATCAGGGCCATATGTGACTCCCCAAGCTCAACAAGCAGCATCCACAACTATAGGTACAGATCCCCAATTTCAACAACATCCCAATCACCAAGTTTCAGAAGCCTTTCTTGAATCTGGTAGCCATAATGCTGTTACAGTGACGCCCAATTCCCAGCAGCAAGAAGCCATTGTAGAACCAGAAATAAGACCAACTTTGGCTGTGGAGGGAAACCCTGTAAATGGCGTTTGA
- the LOC126710488 gene encoding uncharacterized protein LOC126710488 isoform X1 encodes MEPSSYLSDVQQLLQQYQQYQAQQQQQQQQQQQNQNYATQTYDPSHPAPYDQSNQQYYSSYYQQPQQYAYHQSNYATAYQQPAQPESAESGAHPVPLNAAAAAAVAALSQLTEFAGNMSAAERAMAGFMGQGQGPMHPPVGWSPYRGGGRKNGRPYRGGGRGNFGQHHPRSSGSGPPFRGRGRGRGRGGPRHFPSHGASSTSSHPEPSATEDAESTDDGAEPSADAPEGVAQAAVPPEPSSSAQSQGKIEHNRRPPQAAWCELCRVDCTSVETLEQHKNGKKHKKNLQKLEELKNAVKLGADMPNEQNPTAESEQKVSQKLGCARNGEVDTQMENLPAIAVTNENKEEAEQQTNTVERPEVPVQETSDLQGRNPMMDRFDNRRHGMKRKMRGGRGGKRLRTFESPRQHAEPPKPKVVIPLICDLCNVKCDTQEVFDCHLSGKKHLAKLKRFEGHQAMYGPMGLQALYPPNPIAQTLFPQGHQQPYYAPPGSLPSSGPYVTPQAQQAASTTIGTDPQFQQHPNHQVSEAFLESGSHNAVTVTPNSQQQEAIVEPEIRPTLAVEGNPVNGV; translated from the exons ATGGAACCCTCCTCTTATCTTTCAGATGTTCAGCAACTCCTTCAGCAATACCAACAATACCaagcccaacaacaacaacagcaacaacaacaacaacaaaatcaaaattacgcTACTCAAACTTACGATCCTTCTCACCCTGCTCCCTATGACCAATCAAACCAACAATATTACTCTTCTTACTACCAACAACCACAACAATATGCCTATCACCAATCCAATTACGCCACCGCCTATCAGCAACCTGCCCAGCCCGAATCCGCGGAGTCCGGAGCGCACCCGGTCCCACTGAATGCGGCGGCGGCCGCCGCAGTGGCTGCGCTGTCGCAGTTGACCGAGTTTGCGGGGAACATGAGCGCCGCTGAGAGAGCCATGGCCGGGTTTATGGGCCAGGGTCAGGGCCCAATGCATCCACCg GTTGGCTGGTCTCCGTACAGGGGTGGTGGTAGAAAAAATGGCAGGCCATATAGAGGAGGTGGCCGTGGAAATTTTGGCCAACACCATCCCAGGTCAAGTGGCTCTGGTCCACCTTTCCGTGGGAGAGGACGTGGTCGTGGTAGGGGTGGTCCTCGACACTTCCCTTCTCACGGTGCTTCTTCAACGTCTTCACATCCAGAACCTTCTGCCACTGAGGATGCAGAGTCAACAGATGATGGGGCAGAACCCTCTGCGGACGCACCTGAAGGAGTAGCTCAAGCTGCAGTGCCACCTGAGCCATCATCATCTGCACAATCACAGGGGAAGATAGAGCATAATCGGCGACCCCCACAGGCTGCTTGGTGTGAGCTTTGTAGGGTGGACTGCACTAGTGTGGAGACCCTTGAGCAGCACAAGAATGGAAAGAAGCATAAAAAGAACTTGCAGAAGCTCGAAGAGTTAAAAAATGCTGTCAAACTGGGGGCTGATATGCCGAATGAGCAGAATCCCACAGCTGAGTCTGAGCAAAAAGTGTCTCAGAAGCTTGGGTGTGCACGGAATGGTGAAGTGGACACACAAATGGAAAATTTACCTGCTATAGCTGTTACTAATGAAAATAAAGAGGAGGCTGAACAGCAAACTAATACTGTTGAACGGCCTGAAGTTCCTGTGCAGGAGACATCTGATTTGCAAGGAAGGAATCCTATGATGGATCGGTTTGACAATAGGAGGCATGGCATGAAGCGTAAGATGAGGGGTGGTAGGGGAGGAAAGCGCTTGAGAACTTTTGAATCTCCAAGGCAGCATGCTGAACCTCCTAAACCGAAAGTGGTAATTCCTTTAATCTGTGACTTGTGCAATGTCAAGTGTGACACGCAGGAGGTTTTTGACTGCCATCTTTCTGGCAAAAAGCACCTTGCTAAGCTTAAACGATTTGAAGGTCATCAAGCCATGTATGGGCCAATGGGGCTTCAGGCTCTTTACCCCCCTAACCCAATTGCACAGACTCTTTTTCCTCAAGGCCATCAACAACCTTATTATGCCCCCCCGGGTTCTCTTCCTTCATCAGGGCCATATGTGACTCCCCAAGCTCAACAAGCAGCATCCACAACTATAGGTACAGATCCCCAATTTCAACAACATCCCAATCACCAAGTTTCAGAAGCCTTTCTTGAATCTGGTAGCCATAATGCTGTTACAGTGACGCCCAATTCCCAGCAGCAAGAAGCCATTGTAGAACCAGAAATAAGACCAACTTTGGCTGTGGAGGGAAACCCTGTAAATGGCGTTTGA
- the LOC126708396 gene encoding uncharacterized protein LOC126708396 codes for MDGGKSQTSKEREEAPRVKQLKIGHQSKGKDTETQSAQSKGKGIEAQSLPSAWLPTPMLHGGPLLETASMRDLGDGEGGYVADALGRTMLLPNDVDELKKMRIQEVFLSAKRYLCMALQATYRMEEEVNKQSKAAKNERSKRLEATRTLKVSEDDLAKAKVALKEAIRDRDSTSAGLDGTQKQAEEQTKRLLETEDQLRIAKEQISDLKKRLILAENEKGVAEYALDEAMRAKREAEFARNEAKAAKKTVWEEALKRAGVDASSDLWKAEKIFYPAAIREAASTSSEAVSNQHEGGVTQSEAVQVGASSGEPLKEGELQDVKEAPESMDPEVPKEDAEPMVGSQILDAKEPATLAQPLQAIPLTVVPKSTNTDPTQSSPEGTVLQGVEAGLVLPSQDAVDTKLKK; via the exons ATGGATGGGGGAAAATCCCAAACTTCTAAGGAGAGGGAGGAAGCCCCGCGTGTGAAACAATTGAAGATTGGGCACCAAAGTAAGGGTAAAGATACCGAAACCCAATCTGCCCAAAGCAAGGGAAAGGGGATTGAGGCCCAATCCTTGCCAAGCGCCTGGCTTCCCAccccaatgctccacggggGGCCACTACTGGAAACCGCGTCCATGAGGGACCTTGGAGATGGCGAGGGTGGTTATGTGGCAGACGCATTAGGGAGAACCATGCTACTTCCCAACGACGTGGAtgagttgaagaaaatgaggataCAGGAGGTTTTCCTCAGTGCGAAGAGGTACTTGTGCATG GCTctccaggccacctataggatggaggagGAAGTGAACAAGCAGAGTAAGGCGGCCAAGAATGAACGCTCCAAGCGCCTAGAGGCCACGCGGACTCTCAAAGTTTCTGAGGACGACCTCGCCAAGGCCAAGGTTGCCTTAAAGGAAGCTATCCGAGATAGGGATAGCACCTCGGCGGGTTTAGATGGCAcccaaaaacaggccgaggaaCAGACAAAACGTCTACTCGAAACCGAGGATCAGTTGCGAATAGCCAAGGAGCAGATCAGTGATTTAAAGAAAAGACTGATCTTGGCAGAGAATGAGAAAGGTGTGGCGGAGTATGCCCTGGACGAAGCCATGAGGGCTAAGCGGGAGGCTGAGTTTGCCAGAAACGAGGCTAAGGCTGCCAAGAAAACG gtttgggaagaggcctTGAAGCGAGCTGGGGTGGATGCTTCGTCTGATTTGTGGAAAGCGGAGAAAATATTCTACCCTGCAGCCATTCGTGAGGCCGCCTCCACCAGCTCCGAGGCTGTGAGCAACCAACATGAGGGAGGGGTCACTCAGTCGGAAGCTGTACAGGTCGGCGCCTCTTCTGGCGAGCCGCTTAAAGAGGGAGAGCTTCAAGATGTGAAAGAAGCCCCTGAGAGTATGGATCCCGAGGTACCCAAAGAGGATGCCGAGCCTATGGTCGGCAGTCAGATCCTTGATGCCAAAGAGCCAGCCACACTTGCCCAACCCCTGCAGGCAATTCCCCTCACTGTGGTCCCCAAGAGTACCAACACCGACCCTACTCAGTCTTCCCCAGAAGGGACTGTCCTCCAGGGCGTCGAAGCTGGTCTTGTTCTGCCTTCCCAGGATGCGGTCGACACAAAATTGAAGAAGTAG
- the LOC126708855 gene encoding asparagine--tRNA ligase, chloroplastic/mitochondrial isoform X2, whose translation MAAAIAPATPLRLKPYSALRYLSLYSKPKPKSNPNSLPFPPFLLRPPPFAGAGVVLPRRRFFSTIVSGTLQSGEAVEKTKPEFSEKWRGEAGEKIGEFRKKLRVSDIKHGPDEGLGRVGQTLVVTGWVRTLRVQSSVTFIEVNDGSCLSNMQCVIDSDAEGYDQVEAGLITTGASIWVQGTLVPSQGSKQKVELKVKKIVVVGKSDPSYPIQKKRVSREFLRTKAHLRPRTNTFGAVARVRNALAFATHKFFQENGFVWVSSPIITASDCEGAGEQFCVTTLIPSSGEVVDSPVDAVPKTKDGLIDWSQDFFGKPAFLTVSGQLNAETYATALSDVYTFGPTFRAENSNTSRHLAEFWMIEPELAFADLNDDMACATAYLQYVVRYVLENCKEDMDFFNTWIEKGIVDRLNDVAEKEFVQLTYTDAIELLLRANKKFEFPVKWGCDLQSEHERYITEEAYGGCPVIIRDYPKEIKAFYMRQNDDGKTVAAMDMLVPRHCY comes from the exons ATGGCTGCTGCTATAGCACCGGCCACCCCTCTCCGCCTTAAACCCTACTCAGCCCTTCGCTATCTCTCACTCTActccaaaccaaaaccaaaatcaaaccccAACTCACTCCCCTTCCCGCCATTTCTTCTCCGGCCACCCCCATTCGCCGGCGCCGGAGTGGTCCTCCCTCGCCGGAGATTCTTCTCTACTATTGTCTCCGGAACTCTCCAATCCGGCGAAGCCGTAGAGAAGACGAAACCGGAATTCTCCGAAAAGTGGAGAGGCGAGGCGGGAGAGAAAATCGGAGAGTTCAGGAAGAAGTTGAGAGTTTCGGATATAAAGCACGGTCCTGATGAAGGATTGGGCCGGGTCGGGCAGACCCTGGTCGTGACAGGCTGGGTCCGGACTCTTCGGGTTCAAAGCAGTGTTACGTTCATTGAG GTCAATGATGGTTCCTGCCTTTCAAACATGCAATGTGTGATAGACTCAGATGCTGAAGGTTATGATCAG GTTGAAGCTGGATTGATAACAACTGGTGCATCAATATGGGTGCAAGGGACATTGGTGCCCAGCCAAGGTTCAAAGCAAAAGGTGGAATTGAAGGTCAAGAAAATTGTAGTG GTTGGGAAGAGTGATCCTTCCTATCCAATCCAAAAGAAAAGGGTCAGCAGAGAATTTTTGAGAACAAAAGCTCATCTCCGTCCGAGAACAAATACTTTTGGTGCG GTTGCAAGGGTGAGGAATGCATTGGCCTTTGCAACGCATAAATTTTTCCAAGAAAATGGGTTTGTCTGGGTTTCAAGTCCTATTATTACAGCTTCAGATTGTGAAGGAGCGGGCGAGCAGTTTTGTGTAACTACTTTG ATACCAAGCTCTGGAGAAGTTGTTGATTCTCCTGTGGATGCTGTTCCAAAGACAAAGGATGGGCTAATTGATTGGTCACAG GACTTTTTCGGGAAACCAGCATTTTTGACTGTCTCAGGCCAACTTAATGCTGAAACCTATGCTACTGCTCTTTCTGAT GTGTATACATTTGGTCCCACATTTCGAGCAGAAAATTCTAACACTTCTAGGCACTTGGCTGAGTTTTGG ATGATTGAACCTGAACTTGCATTTGCTGATCTGAATGATGACATGGCTTGTGCAACTGCTTATCTCCAGTACGTA GTGAGATATGTCCTCGAAAATTGCAAGGAAGACATGGATTTTTTCAATACTTGGATCGAGAAAGGAATTGTTGATCGGTTGAAT GATGTGGCTGAGAAAGAATTTGTGCAGTTGACTTACACTGATGCAATTGAACTTCTACTAAGAGCAAATAAGAAGTTTGAATTCCCG GTGAAGTGGGGATGTGATTTGCAGAGTGAGCATGAACGATACATAACTGAAGAGGCATATGGTGGATGCCCTGTTATAATAAGAGACTATCCTAAG GAGATTAAAGCATTCTATATGCGGCAAAATGACGATGGAAAGACTGTTGCAGCAATGGATATGTTGGTTCCTCGG